One region of Primulina tabacum isolate GXHZ01 chromosome 1, ASM2559414v2, whole genome shotgun sequence genomic DNA includes:
- the LOC142520884 gene encoding zinc finger BED domain-containing protein RICESLEEPER 2-like produces MSTPNTSSAQESCTTPVVGGVQPSANDTNETSQSKAVVELDNIQDKGDNPYAPKKRKCTSPVWIDFKEIILSDGLIKAECIHCKHRMTYTKPGPTSHLLRHSRSCIRKRMNEKGQKNISISTTMSESESVNAVQNFRYDQAKIREIVSHMIIVHELPFVFAEYELFNLLMKNSSPHYQNISRATAKKDCITSYEIEKKKLVAELKDINRVSVTTDLWRSDQKISYMVVTCHYVDSIVCDVLNKCLVEWGIENKVWTITVDNATYNDVAIRMLKENLSYKNNLPLGGKLFHVRCCAHILNLLVQDGLSEIQNIISNVRESVKHISASEFRLNIFSEIAKQLQLSSKKLVMDCCTRWNATYCMLSAALEFKDVFPRYQQRDPTYNTLPSEEDWEKVHVVCSFLQEFNEVTHIISGSEYPTSNLFLPELYNIKMLLNNTSMGEGSFMKDMVNKMKTKFDKYWGHCNLLISMAAVLDPRNKMKLIEWCFPEIYSEVDAIENIVTVRETLRLLYREYVDAHKNNVAEKDVSVDAQK; encoded by the exons ATGTCGACTCCAAACACATCATCTGCTCAAGAATCATGCACAACTCCTGTTGTGGGAGGAGTTCAACCAAGTGCAAATGATACCAATGAAACTTCTCAAAGCAAGGCTGTGGTTGAACTTGATAATATTCAAGATAAAGGTGATAATCCATATGCCCCGAAGAAAAGGAAATGCACATCTCCTGTATGGATTGATTTTAAAGAGATTATTCTTTCAGATGGGTTGATAAAGGCTGAATGTATTCATTGCAAACATCGAATGACATATACTAAGCCTGGTCCTACATCACATTTACTTAGGCATAGCAGAAGTTGTATAAGGAAGCGGATGAACGAGAAAGGACAAAAAAATATAAGTATAAGCACAACCATGTCGGAGTCAGAATCTGTTAATGCAGTGCAGAATTTCAGATACGATCAAGCGAAGATCAGGGAGATTGTCTCTCACATGATTATTGTTCATGAATTGCCATTCGTCTTTGCAGAGTATGAATTGTTCAACTTACTGATGAAGAATTCTAGCCCACATTATCAAAACATCAGTCGTGCCACTGCCAAGAAAGATTGTATTACTTCCTATGaaatagagaaaaaaaaattagtggcAGAATTAAAGGACATAAATAGGGTCAGTGTGACTACGGATTTATGGAGGTCTGATCAGAAAATTTCATATATGGTTGTCACTTGTCATTATGTGGACTCCA TTGTTTGTGATGTGTTGAATAAGTGTTTGGTTGAATGGGGAATTGAAAACAAGGTGTGGACAATCACAGTTGATAATGCTACATACAATGATGTAGCTATTCGGATGTTGAAAGAGAATCTCTCTTATAAAAACAATCTTCCTCTCGGTGGAAAATTGTTTCATGTGAGATGTTGTGCGCATATCTTGAATCTTTTGGTACAAGATGGGCTTTCGgagatacaaaatattatttccaATGTGCGTGAGAGTGTGAAACACATATCTGCCTCAGAGTTTCGTCTTAATATTTTCAGTGAAATTGCAAAACAGTTGCAATTATCTTCAAAGAAACTAGTAATGGATTGTTGCACTAGGTGGAATGCAACATATTGCATGTTGTCTGCTGCTCTAGAGTTCAAGGACGTCTTCCCAAGATATCAACAAAGGGATCCTACTTATAACACTTTGCCAAGTGAGGAGGATTGGGAGAAAGTCCATGTAGTTTGTTCTTTTCTTCAAGAATTTAATGAAGTTACCCACATCATTTCAG GTTCAGAATATCCAACTTCAAATTTGTTTCTACCTGAACTTTATAACATAAAGATGTTGTTGAATAATACAAGTATGGGTGAAGGTAgtttcatgaaagatatggttAACAAAATGAAGACTAAATTCGACAAGTATTGGGGTCACTGTAACTTGTTAATTTCTATGGCAGCTGTATTAGATCCAAGGAATAAGATGAAGTTGATTGAATGGTGTTTTCCAGAAATCTATTCTGAAGTTGATGCAATTGAGAACATCGTTACAGTACGTGAGACATTGCGTTTGTTGTATCGTGAATATGTTGATGCTCACAAAAATAATGTTGCTGAAAAGGATGTTTCAGTTGATGCTCAGAAATAA